A window of Acropora muricata isolate sample 2 chromosome 3, ASM3666990v1, whole genome shotgun sequence contains these coding sequences:
- the LOC136910523 gene encoding histamine H2 receptor-like: MQSLKETLMAFTNHSKLVVNQETLTELLCSAQLTEGIHNELRWISLVNILLSITTVFGNATVLLALSKVSAIHPASKLLFRTLAATDFCVGVISQPLTIVSMISQVHGQFNVCRYASTVRFLISYVLCTVSLLSSAATNLDRLLALSLRLRYRQFVTLKRMYAIVTAFWVLSIAFSVMSLIRERITTWFFTAVLASCLIISGISYAKIFRILHHNQTQVNGLSVYQMQPNPVRTPNAEVYKRTVSTILWVQIGLVVCYVPYIVISLILRKNQTVPIVLAWRCTGTLLFLNSSLNPVLYCWKMSSLRRAMKETVRKICCNRSSEFLTTSNTGISTINSNSVG, from the coding sequence ATGCAATCACTTAAAGAGACATTAATGGCATTTACCAACCATTCCAAGTTGGTGGTAAACCAGGAAACATTAACAGAGTTGCTTTGCTCAGCACAGCTCACAGAAGGAATACATAACGAACTGCGATGGATTTCACTTGTAAACATTCTTTTATCCATCACAACGGTTTTTGGAAATGCAACAGTCCTCTTAGCTCTTTCGAAGGTGTCTGCAATTCACCCAGCGTCTAAGCTCTTGTTTCGTACCCTGGCTGCAACAGATTTTTGTGTTGGTGTCATTTCACAGCCTCTAACTATTGTCTCTATGATATCACAAGTTCATGGACAATTCAACGTTTGTCGATATGCTAGTACGGTGCGTTTTTTAATATCTTATGTGTTATGTACGGTGTCTCTGCTATCATCGGCTGCTACAAACTTAGACAGACTTTTAGCTCTGTCCCTAAGACTAAGATACCGGCAATTTGTGACTTTAAAGCGAATGTATGCGATTGTGACTGCTTTCTGGGTCCTATCCATTGCATTTTCAGTGATGTCCTTAATAAGGGAAAGGATAACAACATGGTTCTTTACTGCAGTCCTCGCATCGTGTCTTATTATATCAGGTATCTCCTATGCAAAAATATTTCGTATACTGCACCATAACCAAACCCAAGTAAACGGTCTTTCTGTCTATCAAATGCAGCCAAATCCAGTTAGAACACCAAACGCCGAGGTGTACAAAAGAACAGTGTCTACTATCTTGTGGGTGCAGATAGGATTGGTTGTGTGCTATGTTCCTTACATAGTTATTAGCCTCATCCTTCGTAAGAATCAAACTGTACCTATTGTTCTTGCATGGAGATGTACAGGGACTTTACTCTTTCTCAACTCTTCTTTAAATCCGGTTCTTTATTGCTGGAAGATGAGTTCATTGAGGAGAGCAATGAAGGAAACTGTGAGGAAAATTTGTTGCAACAGAAGCAGCGAGTTCTTGACTACGTCTAACACTGGCATCTCGACCATAAACTCCAACAGTGTAGGTTAA
- the LOC136911476 gene encoding uncharacterized protein has product MHVCITDAAKDTVVEIVHKKVSLNKKFSMQEPGLLQDSFYEDYPPVNHLKTGAISCPTKADEKELCFNSIGHQFKAGVKPILEIEKDLYNDRDFTVPVFEEQSCKLAGIETIETIQNARFENCFPSQDSQEVPSSRLQRAENCKRKTFPIECGILMSPPYKQMRLLESGSTDSDDIGPSRGLLEEQLYFDWNAAPQSSLLRAAASKGSTLTFLALVEQAHLLSQDQVDKIKLLDDIIDDGLCHRSTLKRCNPSQARYNVNAEKFLKRNLDAEEEHTVKDDKLWVQRETLLKNSGECRAHYDQQVPTKEDNHLEKQTVGKEKTINHVNQAESTETITHQAHLEKSKVSSGKDDLTTKVSNHSVQRSSFNGDHNKGDSCTNNVCSRCAVKNENTLGQRSDGNTIDSRNKKVESFPLLQGVYNDETTISPANEHAVPQIEYKFPLLPLQTSRQRELCSSLRSINERDLLDEADCFSDLVGSTSRTRKESLWEKMTPGMYKREELPCLNDYHKIISDTYQLQPLEHLKCTSGEANSDFVDSTPFVEFFTQTQTFKSVKNALEDCIINEQTHDNVRRQNQKDAFKENAPFNTEGDSGLGGIVINNNQVQSLENLESSSELMSPKHPAPSLECFKKVKSFDSLEDESGDCLKHEQAAFIARQNPKVPRGDNINTAEDPVCDQIHRPHKNPPTPFGSQIGGSANRQVSAPADSYFENVNLSTNGSLDKNDHEKEDTIDPSPENVHFENRSGNISFGESVDKTSHSSSNFRAQIEREMLDLDGAELLQFAMMFVEGALKKSQTNIDRIEPSQSQDGNQDNLRALHAFSLKKKLTYGTQHATLVHTQNRNISTTSVTVSNEVSDDSETKRDSNNDGPYPVRPLSNASCQRPLRLGLSRKRSGKPLHASFNRRSDTLTSKN; this is encoded by the exons ATGCATGTCTGTATTACGGATGCTGCAAAAGATACAGTTGTAG AAATCGTTCACAAGAAAGTATccttaaacaaaaagttttcaATGCAGGAGCCTGGTCTATTGCAAGACTCGTTTTACGAAG ATTACCCTCCAGTTAACCATTTAAAAACCGGAGCCATCTCTTGCCCGACGAAAGCTGACGAAAAGGAGCTCTGCTTTAACAGCATTGGCCACCAGTTTAAGGCGGGTGTGAAACCGATTCTAGAAATAGAAAAGGACCTGTACAATGATCGTGACTTTACAGTTCCGGTTTTTGAAGAACAATCATGTAAATTGGCGGGAATAGAGACCATAGAAACTATCCAAAACGCAAGATTTGAGAATTGTTTCCCGTCCCAAGACAGCCAAGAGGTGCCGTCTTCCAGGCTCCAGAGGGCGGAAAATTGCAAACGAAAGACATTCCCCATCGAGTGTGGTATTCTAATGTCACCACCATACAAGCAGATGAGGTTGTTGGAAAGCGGTTCTACAGATAGCGATGATATCGGTCCATCGAGAGGTCTGCTGGAGGAGCAGTTATATTTTGACTGGAATGCGGCTCCACAAAGCAGTCTTCTCAGAGCAGCTGCAAGCAAAG GCTCAACGTTGACATTTCTTGCACTAGTGGAACAAGCTCATTTGTTATCTCAAGATCAAGTAGACAAAATAAAACTGCTTGACGACATCATCGATGATGGCCTATGCCACAGATCAACTTTGAAGAGATGCAATCCTTCACAAGCAAGATACAATGTAAATGCCGAAAAATTCCTCAAAAGAAATTTGGATGCTGAGGAGGAACACACCGTTAAAGACGATAAGCTTTGGGTTCAAAGGGAGACACTCTTGAAGAATTCGGGAGAGTGTCGTGCTCATTACGATCAACAAGTACCGACTAAGGAAGACAACCATCTTGAAAAGCAAACGGTTGGGAAGGAAAAGACGATTAATCATGTAAACCAGGCTGAGAGTACAGAAACCATAACGCATCAAGCTCACTTGGAGAAATCGAAAGTGAGTTCTGGCAAAGATGACTTGACTACGAAAGTTTCAAATCATTCCGTACAAAGGTCGTCATTCAATGGAGATCACAACAAGGGAGACTCATGTACCAACAACGTCTGCTCGAGATGCGCTGTGAAAAATGAGAACACTTTAGGCCAAAGATCTGATGGGAATACTATTGACTCAAGAAACAAAAAGGTGGAGTCATTTCCGTTGTTACAAGGGGTTTATAATGATGAGACGACGATTTCGCCCGCAAATGAACACGCTGTACCACAAATTGAGTACAAATTTCCTTTGCTCCCATTGCAAACAAGCCGACAAAGAGAGTTGTGCTCTTCCCTGCGTAGCATAAATGAAAGAGATCTCCTGGATGAGGCAGAC TGTTTCAGTGATTTGGTCGGCAGTACATCGAGGACAAGAAAAGAATCACTCTGGGAAAAAATGACGCCGGGTATGTACAAAAGAGAAGAGCTTCCGTGCTTGAATGACTACCATAAAATCATAAGCGACACCTATCAACTTCAACCTCTGGAGCATCTTAAGTGTACGAGTGGGGAAGCGAATTCGGATTTTGTTGATTCTACACCATTTGTGGAATTCTTCACGCAAACTCAAACGTTCAAGAGTGTAAAAAATGCACTCGAAGATTGCATCATAAACGAACAAACCCACGACAATGTACGCcggcaaaaccaaaaagacGCATTTAAAGAAAACGCACCCTTCAACACAGAAGGAGACTCAGGTCTCGGCGGGATCGTAATCAACAACAATCAAGTTCAAAGCCTTGAGAATCTCGAGTCTTCAAGTGAACTAATGAGTCCAAAACATCCTGCTCCTTCTTTAGAATGCTTCAAAAAAGTTAAATCCTTTGATTCCTTGGAAGATGAGTCCGGAGATTGCCTGAAGCATGAACAAGCCGCGTTCATCGCGCGACAAAACCCAAAGGTCCCGAGAGGCGATAACATCAATACAGCCGAAGACCCAGTTTGTGATCAAATTCACCGTCCTCATAAGAACCCACCAACTCCATTTGGTTCACAAATTGGAGGATCCGCGAACCGACAAGTAAGCGCACCAGCAGACAGTTACTTTGAAAACGTGAACCTATCAACGAACGGCTCACTCGACAAAAACGATCACGAGAAAGAAGACACAATAGACCCAAGTCCAGAGAATGTTCATTTTGAGAACAGAAGTGGTAATATTTCATTCG GGGAGAGTGTGGACAAGACAAGTCATTCCAGCAGCAATTTTCGAGCCCAAATTGAAAGAGAAatgctagatctggatggcgcTGAGTTGTTACAATTTGCGATGATGTTTGTGGAAGGTGCTCTGAAAAAGTCTCAA ACAAACATTGACCGCATTGAACCGTCCCAAAGCCAGGATGGAAACCAAGACAATCTTCGGGCGCTGCACGCATTCTCGCTGAAAAAGAAACTTACTTACGGCACCCAGCACGCTACATTGGTTCACACACAAAACAGAAACATCTCCACAACATCTG tta
- the LOC136911720 gene encoding adenosine receptor A3-like — protein MVMLNYTHEGESKTFNLPQLVCSAEIARHIHGPLILFSVLNTFLSTTAFLGNALILVALHKESSLHAPSKLLLRTLAITDLGVGITLEPLCVTAWLSMITERWNFCFYAIDAGFLISYTLGSVSLMTISTISVDRLLALSLRLKYKQTVTLKRAYAVVIAIWLTGIGGTAMSFWNYFLTLRIGYIGISVCLIASCFSYVRIFLTLRQNQMLIRPYDHQNQQSEGALLNIARYRKTVHNTLWVQVTLGICYLPYIVMGAVVAHGDINPFIYVAWTSAGTLVFLNSTLNPILYCWKMREVNQAVRDILRKISRPAI, from the coding sequence ATGGTGATGCTGAACTATACCCACGAGGGAGAGAGCAAAACTTTTAATTTGCCACAACTGGTATGCTCTGCAGAAATAGCCAGACACATACACGGTCCCCTGATACTTTTTTCTGTCCTAAACACGTTTCTATCCACTACTGCGTTCCTTGGAAACGCTCTGATATTAGTTGCTCTTCACAAGGAATCTTCGCTTCACGCGCCATCCAAACTGCTGCTTCGCACCCTGGCTATAACCGATCTAGGTGTTGGAATCACATTGGAGCCTCTTTGTGTTACGGCTTGGCTGTCAATGATAACAGAGCGATGGAATTTCTGTTTCTATGCAATTGATGCTGGTTTTTTGATATCATATACCCTGGGTTCTGTCTCTCTGATGACGATATCAACGATAagcgtggacaggcttctcGCATTGTCGCTGAGACTCAAATACAAACAAACTGTGACTTTGAAACGAGCCTATGCAGTTGTTATCGCAATTTGGTTAACGGGAATCGGAGGCACAGCAATGTCGTTTTGGAATTACTTCCTCACGTTGAGGATCGGGTACATTGGAATATCTGTTTGCCTCATCGCATCTTGTTTCTCGTATGTTCGCATTTTCTTGACATTGCGTCAAAATCAAATGCTGATCCGACCGTATGATCACCAAAACCAACAAAGCGAGGGAGCGTTACTGAACATAGCGCGCTACAGAAAGACAGTACACAATACACTTTGGGTACAGGTGACTTTGGGCATTTGTTATCTTCCGTACATTGTAATGGGAGCCGTCGTGGCTCACGGAGATATAAATCCATTCATTTATGTCGCTTGGACTTCAGCAGGCACCCTGGTGTTTCTTAATTCTACCTTAAACCCAATTCTTTATTGTTGGAAGATGAGAGAGGTAAACCAAGCAGTTAGAGACATATTAAGAAAAATTTCCCGCCCAGCTATTTAA